One genomic segment of Hordeum vulgare subsp. vulgare chromosome 2H, MorexV3_pseudomolecules_assembly, whole genome shotgun sequence includes these proteins:
- the LOC123430620 gene encoding brassinosteroid-responsive RING protein 1-like, with translation MGFPVGYSELLLPKQLLHLLLLLGYLRRFLLWAFDAVGLGDLLDLGDEHLAQDHARLADHAAADALLLQQHHRRPEFRPVTAMVIEEVLPVVRFDELDAAACVDGDCAVCLSGIGGGDEVRRLTNCRHAFHRGCLDRWMEHDQRTCPLCRAPLIPDDMAGALWASAAGVPDASDFDFFYLGASVPTTPTLLRPHELLLTGLGGYQ, from the coding sequence ATGGGCTTCCCGGTCGGCTACTCGGAGCTGCTGCTCCCCAAGCAgctgctccacctcctcctcctgctcggcTACCTCCGCCGCTTCCTCCTCTGGGCCTTCGACGCCGTCGGCCTCGGCGACCTGCTGGATCTCGGGGACGAGCACCTGGCGCAGGACCACGCGCGGCTCGCCGACCACGCCGCCGCGGACGCGCTGCTGCTGCAGCAGCACCACCGCCGGCCCGAGTTCCGCCCCGTCACGGCGATGGTCATCGAGGAGGTGCTGCCCGTGGTGCGGTTCGACGAGCTGGACGCCGCCGCGTGCGTCGACGGGGACTGCGCCGTCTGCCTCAGCGGcatcggcggcggcgacgaggtgcGCAGGCTCACCAACTGCCGCCACGCCTTCCACCGGGGCTGCCTGGACCGCTGGATGGAGCACGACCAGCGCACCTGCCCGCTCTGCCGCGCCCCGCTCATCcccgacgacatggccggcgcgCTCTGGGCCTCCGCCGCCGGCGTGCCCGACGCCTCCGACTTCGACTTCTTCTACCTGGGCGCCTCGGTGCCCACCACCCCGACGCTGCTGCGGCCGCACGAGCTGCTGCTCACCGGCCTCGGCGGCTACCAGTGA